One region of Microbacterium sufflavum genomic DNA includes:
- a CDS encoding TetR/AcrR family transcriptional regulator, protein MTEDDARERILSAAEELYYRKGYAAVGMDELRTAAGVSLRRLYSLFPAKTDIVSAVLARRHTEWESGLSAAVAAAGDGPRARLLAVYGYLEDWFCSDGFRGCAFINAFGELGGTNPEVASIVRAHKASFQEYMAALVADTGAPAALAAQLSILAEGAQSTAAISADPQAAVHARRAAEVLIDAAFATA, encoded by the coding sequence ATGACCGAAGACGACGCTCGCGAGCGCATCCTCTCCGCCGCGGAGGAGCTCTACTACCGCAAGGGATACGCGGCCGTCGGCATGGACGAGCTGCGCACGGCCGCCGGCGTGTCGCTGCGTCGCCTCTACTCGCTCTTCCCTGCCAAGACCGATATCGTCTCGGCGGTCCTCGCCCGCAGGCACACCGAATGGGAGTCGGGTCTCTCCGCCGCTGTCGCCGCCGCGGGCGACGGGCCCCGCGCGCGGCTGCTCGCCGTCTACGGCTACCTGGAGGACTGGTTCTGCAGCGACGGCTTCCGCGGCTGCGCGTTCATCAACGCATTCGGCGAGCTCGGCGGGACGAACCCCGAGGTCGCCTCCATCGTCCGCGCGCACAAGGCCTCGTTCCAGGAGTACATGGCCGCGCTGGTCGCGGACACCGGTGCCCCGGCCGCGTTGGCCGCCCAGCTCTCGATCCTCGCCGAGGGGGCGCAGAGCACCGCGGCGATCTCGGCCGACCCGCAGGCGGCGGTGCACGCGCGCCGGGCAGCCGAGGTGCTCATCGACGCGGCGTTCGCCACCGCCTGA
- a CDS encoding glycosyltransferase family 4 protein: MRIALVCDYALDRIGDAQAVVLREAELLRSAGDEVVVIGAAQPGSAPRPVPPGEAPILMAAAWVIPGVEMPAIRNSRALRARLRRLFRERSIDVVHVHSEFGLTAAAIRVAQEQGIPVVHTVHTFFWQGPDLRRFDRVAAAAVRGLARVLRGRPPRTALADTPRAIDAAVRSVTLDAALEADAVISPSAHQAEALRIAGLPEVEVVPNPMPPRAIPGVPLQAVELPLQVLWVGRLTLESGILEFVRAVRRAGEDLPPGSLVARIAGDGPLYAEAREVAGTAAPDSGSSIQFLGRVEPESIQPLLRDSHLLAVTSFGLDPQPVVVAEAFRAARSVLYVDPRLREGLAEAGILCGSPDAKGMAAMLRELVHHPGIVVERSLRTVTASHPFQPEQHLRGVREAWDTAARRAADDDT; this comes from the coding sequence GTGAGGATCGCACTCGTCTGCGACTACGCACTCGACCGCATCGGAGATGCGCAGGCCGTCGTCCTGCGCGAGGCGGAGCTGCTGCGCTCCGCGGGCGACGAGGTGGTGGTCATCGGCGCCGCGCAGCCGGGGAGCGCGCCACGCCCCGTGCCGCCGGGGGAAGCACCGATCCTGATGGCCGCCGCGTGGGTCATCCCCGGCGTCGAGATGCCGGCGATCCGCAACAGTCGTGCCCTGCGAGCGCGGCTGCGGCGCCTGTTCCGGGAGCGGTCGATCGACGTGGTGCACGTGCACTCGGAGTTCGGCCTCACCGCCGCGGCGATCCGGGTGGCCCAGGAGCAGGGCATCCCCGTCGTCCACACGGTGCACACCTTCTTCTGGCAGGGACCGGACCTGCGACGATTCGACCGGGTCGCGGCGGCGGCCGTCCGCGGACTGGCCCGCGTGCTGCGCGGACGCCCTCCTCGCACCGCCCTCGCCGACACCCCGCGCGCGATCGATGCCGCGGTGCGCAGCGTCACGCTCGACGCCGCACTGGAGGCCGACGCCGTGATCTCGCCCTCGGCGCATCAGGCCGAGGCGCTGCGGATCGCCGGGCTGCCGGAGGTGGAGGTGGTGCCGAACCCGATGCCACCGCGCGCGATCCCCGGGGTGCCGCTCCAGGCGGTCGAGCTGCCGCTGCAGGTGCTGTGGGTGGGCCGGCTCACCCTCGAGTCGGGGATCCTGGAGTTCGTGCGCGCGGTGCGACGGGCCGGGGAGGACCTGCCGCCGGGGTCGCTCGTGGCGCGGATCGCGGGAGACGGACCGCTGTACGCCGAGGCGCGCGAGGTCGCGGGGACCGCGGCGCCAGACAGCGGCAGCAGCATCCAGTTCCTCGGTCGCGTCGAGCCGGAGAGCATCCAGCCCCTTCTGCGTGACTCGCACCTGCTGGCCGTCACGTCGTTCGGGCTCGACCCGCAGCCGGTCGTGGTCGCGGAGGCGTTCCGGGCGGCGCGGAGCGTGCTGTACGTCGACCCTCGGCTGCGGGAGGGCCTGGCCGAGGCGGGGATCCTGTGCGGCTCACCCGATGCGAAGGGCATGGCGGCGATGCTGCGCGAGCTCGTGCACCACCCCGGGATCGTGGTCGAGCGCTCGCTGCGCACCGTGACGGCGTCGCACCCGTTCCAGCCGGAGCAGCACCTGCGGGGCGTGCGCGAGGCCTGGGATACGGCGGCTCGGCGGGCGGCCGACGACGACACCTGA
- a CDS encoding tryptophan-rich sensory protein codes for METSTKGILRQSLVIAAAVFMLIAAAIGAGAFGGTSVDELQNGALSAQGSYLAPAGPAFSIWSLIYLGLLAYTAWQALPARRQDPRQEAVGGWIALSMVLNGLWLVTARYLTLWLTVLVIALLLAVLARVIVLLGRLPARSAVDRVLTDGANGLHFGWVTIATVANTAAWLTQTVPESAEQQAEVWAIAVLAVVLLIGAASAWFTGRLAPALATAWGLAWLAVGRLTGEPQSTPTAIAAIVVAAVLVLVGVVAVVRRRRATPATLAPQSTSR; via the coding sequence ATGGAGACTTCGACGAAAGGCATCCTCCGCCAGAGCCTGGTGATCGCGGCGGCCGTGTTCATGCTGATCGCCGCCGCCATCGGTGCCGGCGCATTCGGCGGCACCTCGGTCGACGAACTGCAGAACGGTGCGCTGTCCGCTCAGGGCTCGTATCTCGCGCCCGCCGGACCGGCGTTCTCGATCTGGTCGCTCATCTACCTCGGCCTGCTCGCCTACACGGCGTGGCAGGCCCTCCCCGCCCGCCGCCAGGACCCCCGGCAGGAGGCCGTCGGCGGCTGGATCGCCCTGTCGATGGTGCTCAACGGCCTGTGGCTCGTGACCGCCCGCTACCTCACGCTGTGGCTCACGGTGCTCGTGATCGCGCTGCTGCTCGCCGTGCTCGCGCGTGTGATCGTGCTGCTGGGACGATTGCCCGCCCGCAGCGCCGTCGACCGCGTGCTCACCGACGGCGCCAACGGGCTCCACTTCGGCTGGGTCACGATCGCCACCGTCGCCAACACCGCCGCCTGGCTCACGCAGACCGTCCCGGAGAGCGCGGAGCAGCAGGCGGAGGTGTGGGCCATCGCGGTGCTCGCCGTGGTGCTGCTCATCGGTGCCGCGAGCGCGTGGTTCACCGGGCGTCTCGCGCCCGCCCTCGCCACCGCGTGGGGGCTCGCCTGGCTCGCGGTCGGTCGTCTGACCGGCGAGCCGCAGAGCACGCCGACCGCCATCGCCGCGATCGTGGTGGCCGCGGTCCTGGTGCTCGTGGGGGTCGTGGCCGTCGTGCGCCGGCGTCGAGCGACCCCGGCGACCCTCGCGCCTCAGAGCACCAGCCGGTAG
- a CDS encoding response regulator — translation MKLLIADDDPQMVRALRITLAAHGYEVVVAADGAAAIAAAAQSHPDLIMLDLGMPRLDGIEVIQALRGWTTVPIIVVSGRTGSADKVEALDAGADDFVTKPFQVDELLARLRALSRRAVAANGESVVAFGDVVVDLATKTVTRSGTRVHLTPTEWRMLEHLARHPGALVTRQDLLKEIWGSAQVSDSGYLRLYMSQLRKKLESEPSSPVHLLTEAGMGYRLVL, via the coding sequence GTGAAGCTCCTCATCGCCGACGACGACCCCCAGATGGTGCGGGCGCTGCGCATCACGCTCGCCGCGCACGGCTACGAGGTGGTCGTCGCCGCGGACGGCGCCGCCGCGATCGCCGCCGCGGCGCAGTCGCACCCCGACCTCATCATGCTCGACCTCGGGATGCCGCGGCTCGACGGCATCGAGGTGATCCAGGCGCTGCGGGGGTGGACGACCGTGCCGATCATCGTCGTCTCCGGTCGCACGGGTTCCGCCGACAAGGTCGAGGCGCTCGACGCCGGGGCCGACGACTTCGTCACCAAGCCGTTCCAGGTGGACGAGCTGCTGGCGCGACTGCGCGCGCTCTCCCGCCGCGCGGTGGCCGCCAACGGCGAGTCGGTCGTGGCCTTCGGCGACGTGGTGGTGGATCTGGCGACCAAGACGGTCACCCGCTCCGGTACCCGCGTGCACCTGACGCCGACCGAGTGGCGCATGCTGGAGCACCTGGCACGGCACCCGGGGGCGCTAGTCACCCGGCAGGATCTGCTGAAGGAGATCTGGGGCAGCGCGCAGGTGTCCGACTCCGGCTACCTGCGCCTGTACATGTCGCAGTTGCGCAAGAAGCTCGAGAGCGAGCCCTCCTCGCCCGTGCACCTGCTGACCGAGGCGGGCATGGGCTACCGGCTGGTGCTCTGA
- a CDS encoding ATP-binding protein yields the protein MSAARTDRPPEHQRRGRLRVLLGAAPGVGKTFEMLAEGRRLFDEGRDVVIAVVETHGRAATAALTAGLPEVPRRVDEHRGVVLTELDLDTVLDRAPEIALVDELAHTNIPGSRHPKRWQDVEELLRAGIDVVTTVNVQHIESLNAVVEKITGIAQQETIPDAVVRAADEVEVVDLAPQTLRDRLSAGLVYPAERIDAALSNYFRLGNLTALRELALLWLADEVDSALRSYRAEQGIEGSWQARERVVVALTGGPEGETLLRRGARIAARSAGGELLAVHVTAQDGLRGETPGALAAQRALVESLGGTYHQVVGDDIPGTLVEFAQGADATQLVIGVSRRGRLTAALTGPGIGSEVIRRSGDIDVHIVTHAAAGGRLALPRITGGALGWRRQALGFGVALVFGPLLSWLMFTFRSPESITAEVLAYQLLVVVVALIGGIRPAVFAAVLSGITLDFLFVAPLFTITIAHPLHALALSLYVVIAILVSIIVDQAARRARTAQRATAEAELLAAVAGNVLRGDNAVLALVSRTREAFGLSGVRLLTPDGQVLASDGEPVPDGRATTIPVGAAGGGPRALLELNGEPLAGPERRLLDAIVAQLAAAIEHTDLRATAREAEALAETDQVRSALLSAVSHDLRRPLASAVAAIGGLRAAQGLSATDRAELLATADESLATLSTLVTDLLDVSRVEAGVLAVSASRVDAAGPVLAAVDELGLGPSEVDLALDPALPALFADPVLLQRVLVNVIANAHRHAPEGSRVLVTTSRLGERAEIRIVDRGAGVAPERRDRIFQPFQRFGDTDNTTGLGLGLALSRGFTEGMGGTLTPEDTPGGGLTMVISLPLAAGPADTEDTE from the coding sequence ATGAGCGCAGCGCGCACGGATCGCCCGCCGGAGCACCAGCGCCGGGGGCGCCTGCGCGTGCTCCTGGGCGCCGCCCCCGGGGTGGGCAAGACGTTCGAGATGCTCGCGGAGGGGCGGCGCCTGTTCGACGAGGGCCGCGACGTGGTGATCGCGGTCGTGGAGACCCACGGCCGGGCGGCCACCGCGGCCCTCACCGCCGGGCTCCCCGAGGTGCCGCGACGCGTGGACGAGCACCGCGGGGTGGTGCTGACCGAGCTCGACCTGGACACCGTGCTCGACCGCGCACCGGAGATCGCCCTGGTCGACGAGCTCGCGCACACGAACATCCCCGGTTCGCGCCACCCCAAGCGCTGGCAGGACGTGGAGGAGCTGCTGCGGGCGGGCATCGACGTGGTGACCACCGTCAACGTGCAGCACATCGAGTCGCTGAACGCCGTGGTGGAGAAGATCACCGGCATCGCGCAGCAGGAGACCATCCCGGATGCCGTGGTGCGTGCAGCCGACGAGGTCGAGGTGGTCGACCTCGCCCCGCAGACCCTGCGCGACCGGCTGTCGGCGGGCCTGGTGTATCCCGCGGAGCGGATCGACGCGGCACTGTCGAACTACTTCCGTCTGGGCAACCTCACCGCGCTGCGCGAACTCGCACTGTTGTGGCTCGCCGACGAGGTCGACAGCGCGCTGCGCAGCTACCGCGCCGAGCAGGGCATCGAGGGCTCCTGGCAGGCGCGCGAGCGGGTGGTCGTCGCGCTGACCGGGGGCCCGGAGGGCGAGACGCTGCTGCGCCGCGGAGCCCGCATCGCCGCACGGTCGGCCGGGGGCGAGCTGCTCGCGGTGCACGTGACCGCCCAGGACGGCCTGCGCGGCGAGACCCCGGGCGCCCTGGCCGCACAGCGCGCGCTCGTGGAGTCCCTCGGCGGCACGTACCACCAGGTGGTCGGCGACGACATCCCCGGCACGCTCGTGGAGTTCGCGCAGGGTGCCGACGCCACGCAGCTCGTGATCGGCGTGAGCCGCCGCGGCCGCCTGACGGCCGCGCTGACCGGACCGGGCATCGGCTCCGAGGTGATCCGGCGTTCGGGCGACATCGACGTGCACATCGTGACCCACGCGGCCGCGGGCGGGCGACTCGCGCTGCCGCGCATCACCGGCGGGGCGCTGGGGTGGCGGCGCCAGGCGCTCGGTTTCGGCGTCGCGCTCGTGTTCGGCCCCCTGCTGTCGTGGCTCATGTTCACCTTCCGCAGCCCGGAGTCGATCACCGCCGAGGTGCTCGCGTATCAGCTGCTCGTGGTCGTGGTGGCGCTGATCGGCGGCATCCGGCCCGCGGTGTTCGCCGCCGTGCTGTCGGGCATCACGCTCGACTTCCTGTTCGTGGCACCGCTGTTCACGATCACGATCGCGCATCCGCTGCACGCCCTCGCGCTCTCGCTCTACGTGGTCATCGCGATCCTGGTGAGCATCATCGTGGATCAGGCCGCCCGCCGGGCGAGGACGGCGCAGCGCGCGACGGCCGAGGCGGAGCTGCTGGCGGCGGTCGCGGGCAACGTGCTCCGCGGCGACAACGCCGTGCTGGCGCTCGTGAGCCGCACACGGGAGGCCTTCGGGCTCAGCGGCGTCCGGTTGCTCACGCCCGACGGGCAGGTGCTCGCCAGCGACGGCGAGCCGGTGCCGGACGGCCGCGCCACGACCATCCCCGTGGGTGCGGCCGGCGGCGGGCCCCGCGCCCTGCTGGAGCTGAACGGCGAGCCCCTCGCGGGTCCGGAGCGCCGGCTGCTCGACGCGATCGTGGCGCAGCTCGCCGCGGCGATCGAGCACACCGACCTGCGGGCGACCGCGCGCGAGGCGGAGGCGCTGGCCGAGACCGACCAGGTGCGCAGCGCCCTGCTCTCGGCGGTGAGCCACGACCTGCGCCGGCCCCTGGCGTCGGCGGTCGCGGCGATCGGCGGTCTCCGCGCCGCGCAGGGCCTGTCGGCGACCGACCGCGCGGAGCTCCTCGCCACCGCCGACGAGAGCCTCGCGACCCTGTCGACTCTGGTGACCGACCTGCTCGACGTGAGCCGGGTGGAGGCGGGCGTGCTCGCGGTCTCGGCCTCGCGCGTGGACGCGGCCGGTCCCGTGCTCGCGGCGGTCGACGAGCTCGGTCTCGGTCCGTCCGAGGTCGACCTCGCGCTCGACCCCGCCCTGCCCGCGCTGTTCGCCGACCCGGTGCTGCTGCAGCGCGTGCTGGTGAACGTGATCGCGAACGCCCACCGTCACGCCCCCGAGGGCAGCCGGGTGCTGGTCACCACCAGCCGTCTGGGTGAGCGCGCGGAGATCCGCATCGTCGACCGGGGCGCGGGCGTGGCGCCCGAGCGCCGCGACCGCATCTTCCAGCCGTTCCAGCGCTTCGGCGACACCGACAACACGACCGGCCTCGGCCTCGGGCTCGCGCTGTCGCGCGGGTTCACCGAGGGCATGGGCGGTACCCTGACACCCGAGGACACGCCGGGTGGCGGACTCACGATGGTCATCTCCCTGCCGCTCGCCGCAGGGCCTGCCGACACGGAGGACACGGAGTGA
- the kdpC gene encoding potassium-transporting ATPase subunit KdpC: MRTAGVAVRAMLVLTLVLGVGYTLLVTGIGQLLLPAQANGSMLPDDRGSALIGQSFTDADGEALPQYFQSRPSAAGDGYDGTASGGSNLGPENPDLVASIAERTAEVAEREGVDPSLVPADAVTASGSGLDPHISVAYALLQVPRVAAARDLPEDEVRALVESRIQGRDLGFLGEERINVAELNLALDDREGE, translated from the coding sequence ATGCGCACCGCCGGGGTCGCCGTCCGCGCGATGCTCGTGCTCACCCTCGTCCTCGGCGTCGGCTACACCCTGCTCGTCACCGGCATCGGTCAGCTGCTGCTCCCCGCACAGGCGAACGGCTCGATGCTGCCCGACGACCGCGGCAGCGCCCTGATCGGACAGTCCTTCACCGACGCCGACGGCGAGGCCCTGCCGCAGTACTTCCAGTCGCGCCCGTCCGCGGCGGGCGACGGCTACGACGGCACCGCCTCGGGCGGCAGCAACCTCGGACCGGAGAACCCCGACCTGGTCGCGTCGATCGCCGAGCGCACGGCCGAGGTCGCGGAGCGCGAGGGTGTCGACCCGTCCCTGGTGCCCGCCGACGCCGTGACCGCCTCCGGCTCCGGTCTCGACCCGCACATCAGCGTCGCCTATGCCCTGCTGCAGGTGCCGCGGGTGGCCGCCGCGCGCGACCTGCCCGAGGACGAGGTGCGTGCGCTCGTGGAGTCTAGGATTCAAGGGCGGGACCTGGGGTTCCTCGGCGAGGAGCGGATCAACGTCGCCGAACTCAACCTCGCACTGGACGACCGGGAGGGTGAATGA
- the kdpB gene encoding potassium-transporting ATPase subunit KdpB — MTLLTTPSAPESATAPAPAATPRSFGWSQLVQALPGAVRKLNPATLVRNPVMLLVWVGAAFTTVLAIAEPFLGGPADSGGSPVPLAFTWGIAVWLWLTVLFANVAESVAEGRGKAQAASLRKTRTSTMARRVVRHDPAADPAAERAETVEVSSAELQRDDVVIVTAGELIPGDGDIVAGIATVDESAITGESAPVIRESGGDRSAVTGGTRVLSDRIVVRITSKPGETFVDRMIALVEGASRQRTPNEIALNILLASLSIVFVVVVLALNPIASYAASPVSIPVLIALLVCLIPTTIGALLSAIGIAGMDRLVQRNVLAMSGRAVEAAGDVTTLLLDKTGTITYGNRRAHEVLPLTGVDAEELLRVAALSSLADPTPEGASIVELATARGLRVEAPEDAVVVPFTAQTRMSGLDLSDGTEIRKGAGSAVSAWLGRGTDAELTSLTDGVARSGGTPLVVAVRATGEDGRVLGVVHLKDIVKDGLRERFDELRSMGIRTVMITGDNPLTAQAIAAEAGVDDFLAEATPEDKLDLIRREQQGGRLVAMTGDGTNDAPALAQADVGVAMNTGTSAAKEAGNMVDLDSDPTKLIDIVRIGKQLLITRGALTTFSLANDIAKYFAIIPAMFMGVFPGLAALNIMQLHSPASAVTSAIIFNAIVIVFLIPLALRGVAYRPASASQILQRNLLVYGLGGVIAPFLGIKLIDLVVSLLPGF; from the coding sequence ATGACCCTCCTCACCACGCCGTCCGCGCCCGAGAGCGCCACGGCCCCCGCCCCCGCTGCGACACCGCGGTCGTTCGGCTGGTCGCAGCTCGTGCAGGCGCTGCCCGGCGCCGTCCGCAAGCTCAACCCCGCCACGCTCGTGCGCAACCCCGTGATGCTGCTGGTCTGGGTGGGCGCGGCCTTCACGACCGTGCTCGCGATCGCGGAGCCCTTCCTGGGCGGACCGGCCGACTCCGGTGGCTCGCCCGTTCCCCTCGCGTTCACGTGGGGCATCGCGGTGTGGCTGTGGCTCACGGTGCTGTTCGCGAACGTGGCCGAGTCGGTCGCGGAGGGCCGGGGCAAGGCGCAGGCCGCGAGCCTGCGCAAGACCCGCACCAGCACGATGGCCCGCCGCGTGGTGCGCCACGATCCCGCGGCGGATCCTGCGGCCGAGCGCGCCGAGACCGTGGAGGTGTCGTCGGCGGAGCTGCAGCGCGACGACGTCGTGATCGTGACCGCGGGCGAGCTGATCCCGGGCGACGGCGACATCGTGGCGGGGATCGCGACCGTCGACGAGTCGGCGATCACGGGCGAGAGCGCCCCGGTCATCCGCGAGTCCGGCGGCGACCGCAGCGCCGTCACCGGCGGCACCCGGGTGCTGTCCGACCGCATCGTGGTGCGCATCACGTCGAAGCCCGGCGAGACCTTCGTCGACCGGATGATCGCGCTGGTCGAGGGCGCGAGCCGTCAGCGCACCCCGAACGAGATCGCGTTGAACATCCTCCTCGCGAGCCTGTCGATCGTGTTCGTCGTGGTGGTGCTGGCGCTGAACCCGATCGCCTCGTACGCCGCCTCCCCGGTGAGCATCCCGGTGCTGATCGCTCTGCTCGTCTGCCTCATCCCGACCACCATCGGCGCGCTACTGTCGGCCATCGGCATCGCCGGGATGGACCGCCTCGTGCAGCGCAACGTGCTGGCGATGTCGGGCCGCGCGGTCGAGGCCGCGGGAGACGTGACCACGCTGCTGCTCGACAAGACGGGCACGATCACGTACGGCAACCGGCGCGCGCACGAGGTGCTGCCGCTGACGGGCGTCGACGCGGAGGAGCTGCTGCGGGTCGCCGCCCTGTCGTCCCTGGCCGACCCCACGCCCGAGGGCGCCTCGATCGTCGAACTGGCCACCGCGCGCGGCCTCCGGGTGGAGGCGCCGGAGGACGCCGTGGTCGTGCCGTTCACCGCGCAGACCCGCATGAGCGGACTCGACCTCTCCGACGGCACCGAGATCCGCAAGGGGGCCGGCTCCGCGGTGTCGGCCTGGCTGGGCCGCGGGACCGACGCCGAGCTGACCTCCCTCACCGACGGTGTCGCGAGAAGCGGCGGCACACCCCTGGTCGTGGCGGTGCGCGCCACCGGCGAGGACGGGCGCGTGCTGGGCGTCGTGCACCTCAAGGACATCGTGAAGGACGGCCTGCGCGAGCGCTTCGACGAGCTGCGCAGCATGGGCATCCGCACGGTCATGATCACCGGAGACAACCCGCTCACCGCGCAGGCCATCGCCGCGGAGGCCGGGGTCGACGACTTCCTCGCCGAGGCCACCCCCGAGGACAAGCTCGATCTCATCCGCCGCGAGCAGCAGGGCGGGCGGCTGGTCGCGATGACCGGCGACGGCACCAACGACGCCCCCGCGCTGGCACAGGCCGACGTGGGCGTGGCGATGAACACGGGCACGTCGGCAGCGAAGGAGGCGGGGAACATGGTCGACCTGGACTCCGACCCGACCAAGCTCATCGACATCGTGCGGATCGGCAAGCAGCTCCTCATCACGCGCGGCGCGCTGACCACATTCTCGCTCGCGAACGACATCGCCAAGTACTTCGCGATCATCCCGGCGATGTTCATGGGAGTGTTCCCGGGGCTCGCGGCGCTCAACATCATGCAGCTGCACTCGCCCGCGTCTGCGGTCACGAGCGCGATCATCTTCAACGCGATCGTGATCGTCTTCCTCATCCCGCTCGCCCTGCGCGGGGTGGCATACCGCCCCGCGAGCGCCTCGCAGATCCTGCAGCGCAACCTGCTCGTCTACGGCCTCGGCGGCGTGATCGCGCCGTTCCTCGGCATCAAGCTCATCGACCTCGTCGTGAGCCTCCTCCCCGGCTTCTGA